GTCGACAGAGAGCTGCCGATCTTCAATCCTGGCAGGACGACCCCAAACGACTGGCATTCGGTATTTGTCAGCATTTTCTGGGTCAGCGACGGGAAGTCGTATCTGTGGTTATGGATAACGTCGATCGGCTAAGCCTCGAAAATCAGCTTGCGGCGTTCCAGCTTTCTTTATGGTTCATGGACCAGAGCAATGCATTTGTCATTCTTCAGATGCGAGATGAAACGTACGAGCGATTTAAGGATCGGCCGCCGCTGGACACCTTTCGGAGCGGTGTGACGTTCCACATTACCCCGCCTCGGTTCCTTGACGTAGTCAAGCGCAGGCTAGAACTTTGTCTAGAATATCTGACCGCGAACGTAGAGGAGAAACTCGAATACACTCTCAGTAATGGAGCAAAAATTGTTTACCCGCGGACTATGCTCGGCGAGTTTCTAAAAGGGATTTATCTTGAGCTCTTTGTGAATAAACACAACGTATCGCGCGTGTTGCAGGGAATCGCTGGGCGCGACGTTCGCAGGGCGTTGGAGATGTTTGTTAGTATATTGAATTCCGGCCACCTCAGCGCGGAGGCTATCACATCTCATGCAAAAGGAGCTGGCGAAATTTCGGTGCCTGAGTACACTATACTTAAAATTTTGATGAGGACAGAGTATCGGTTTTTTAGTGAGAATAGCGGGTTCGTGAGTAATATTTTTCACTTCGATGATGAGTGGGAGCGGCCGAATAATTTCATTATCCCAGACATACTTTTCTGGCTTTACGACAACAGAAAGAGACGTGGCGATATCGGATTAGAAGGTTATTTCTCAGTTGGGAGTATCGCCGATGTTATGCAGCTTAGGGGTTACATACGTGATGATATTATTGCGGCGTGTTCATGGTTGCTAAGGAAGGAGCTAATTGAAGCGGATCACATGAACCGCACAGGGTTATCGGGGGATGACAGCGTAAAGGTAACGGCGTCTGGCTTTATCCATCTTCGTATTTTGTGCCAGCGGTTAGAATATTTATTTGGGGTCCTGAGTGTCACGCCGATTTTTGACTCTGGCGTAGCAATTAAAATTGCTGATTACCTGAATCGAGAGAATCAGTATGACCGTATCAGCGGACACCAGATGGCCGAGTGTGTCGAAGAGTTCTTGCGCTACCTTAAATACAATTATTCCCTGCTGCAGGCGGCATATCCGGAATTTGGCGGGGAAAGAACTGGCTCGACCTTCATTCTTCAGCAGGTTGAGGATGCTTTGGACCATTTCAGGCGCCCGGCCACTAGTAGTTCGCGTCAGCTTAATATGCTCGACATGTGACTATGTTGAATGGGTGAGATTTAATGCGTCGTACCCAACGCGTTCCCAAGGCTCCCGGAACATATTTCCGACCGGCGCGGGCGCATGCAGAAAGTTGGAGAGATCAGGGCGGCAGGCGAAGGCGAATCTCGGGGTTCGGCCGTCTCTGGCGATGGTGCGCAGTTCTTCCATCATCGAGCGCATGCGTGGTTCTCTCGTTGTGACGAAAAGCACCGTGAGATTGTCGATACCAAGATGGTCGTCGATCGTGCATGTGGCGACGATCTCGCGATAGGCGAGTATCTTGCCACGAATGATCGTTTCGATGGTCTCGGTGCCCATGTCCGCCTCAAGCGCATAGTAGCGATTACCGAGGCCGAAGAGCGCGTCGGGCTCGATCCACTTGGGAGCGCCGAAGGTCTCTGGTGCCGGGATGCGCAGCGGCTTCTTCAGCATCTGCGTGGCGGCGGGCGCGGCCTTGATGATGTCGATGTGGGTGACAAATTGTGTGGTCTTATCGGCGCGTGCGCCGATCTCGATGTCGAGTGCGATGTTGGACGCCATATGGTCGTGCGCGAGCCGGACGATACGGGACGGCGTGTTGCTGTGCCCGCCGATCCTTGTCGCGAATACCCATTCGGCATTCGGAATGATCCCTTTGGCGATGAGGAGTTGCGCGGCGTCACTGCCGAGGCGGTGCATTTCGTCCACGGTGAGGTAGTTCGCGAATTTCATGTCCTGACCAAGACGGCTCAGCCATTCGCCATCTATATGGAAGAGCTGGGTGAGGCGTTCGCGCGTCTTCATCGCATAGCGTTGGTCATATGCGACGAGCTGTTTCGTGGTCAGCTGTGCATGCCGACTCAAGGGTTCGAAGATGCCGTAGATGTCATTGTCGGTGATCGAAGTACGGCGTCCGCTGGGTGCGCGGGTGTGTCGTGTGCGGTTCTTGCGTGGGAGTGCCTCTGTCATAGGCGAGGATACATACGCGATGCGTGAAGGAAATAAACGTAACGCATGCAACGTCGTGCAAAGGTGCGTGCGGTGGCGCAACGCGGCGCTCAATGAATAATTTTATCATGCGTCCGGATCGCGGCGCGGGTGTTTTCGTGATGGTTTGGGCTGTGCGCGCTGTGATGAGGGTGTTGGTGATGCAGGTGGTGTGTCGGCTGGTTTTTCTGTGGAGGGTGGTGTCTCGGTGGCTGTTGGTTCTGGATCGGCCGCATATCGTGTGCGGTTGCGCGCGAGGAGTGCCTGGTAGCTCGCCTCGCTCATCTTGGGCGCATCGCGCAAGGCATAGAAGGGGACGTTGATCGATATGGCGCGTGGCGTCATGTTGCGAATGTAGCAGGCCCAATTCGCCCATCGGGGGTTCAATGGATCGCGGTTGTCCTTTTTTTGTGAAAAGAGAAAATCTGGGGTGTTTTGAAATTCATTGGCTAGCAGCTTTGCGTCCGAGTAGCCCGCGCCGCCGAACATCTTGATGCTCGTGTTGGAAGCGACATGCGCGCGCATCGCGCCCTTCAAGTCGTCCATGAGCTGATGAGCGAAGAGAACGCCAAGTTTGTATTTCCGCGCTTGCCGAAGAAGTTTCTCCAGATTCTCGTCGAAGTAAGATGCTGCTTCGTCGATGATGAGATAGGCCTGGTTCCATTCGGATTCTGGTACGGCGACGCGTTCGAAGACGGCGGCCATAGTTGAGGCGATCATGTAGCGTCCGAAGAGGGGAGAGGCGTCCTTGAGCATCGAGTCGCTCGTGTTGACGCAGATGATGCTCCTGCGCTGTATCGCTTCGAACATTGAGAGCTTGTTCTGCCGAGATGCGAACATGCGCTCGAATGCTGGCACGCGCACTACGTCATAGAGGCGGCGGGCAAGTGCGAATCGCGTCTGGGTGAAGGATGTGTTCTTGTAGAATTGCTTTTCGAAGAAGCTACGCGCTGTGGGGTCTAGGGAGATGATGTTGTCATAGAATCTGCTCTGCTCCGCGCGTCTCACGTCCTCTTCGAGGAACTGGAGAAGTGTGTGGATCGTGGCCGCAGGCTTGATCGAGAGCATCAGCCGCGAAACGTAGGCAAAGGCGGTGCCCATCTGTGTCGAGAGTTCCGCTGCGAGTGAGGCGAATATGTAATTGAAAAGCTGGAGCACGTCTCCTTCGACGATCTCTCGCGCGATGCGCGAGTAGCCATGAATGCGGGTGTTGTTGATCGCGAACATGTTGAGCGCGGGCGGCATGTCGTCTTCTGGATTGACGATGATGAGTCGCTCGGACAGGGAGCCGGGTGCGGCCGGATCGAAGAGCGCGAGTCGTTGGATTTGCGGCAACAGCTGGCCCTGACTGTCGATGATGATGAGCGCTGGTGGGTCGGACTTTTGCAGATCGCTCATGATGATGTGACTAAGTGTCTGCGTCTTGCCGTGTCCAGTGCCGCCCAAGAGATGCCAGTGCTCGCCGCGCTGCGCTTCGGGAATGGCAAAGGGGAGCCGCGCAGACTTGAGTATCTCGAAGGGCGTGCTTTTCAGATATGCGTCGGCGATCGCCTGCATTGTTCCGCCATGGCTGGATGGCCGTATGAGCTTGTGGGATGCGAGGCTTTCTTTGGTGAAGGGGAGCCGAGAGACCGCGCAGAGGTTCTTGTCGTATTGCTCGCGGAAAGATGCCGAGACGGCGTGGATGGGTTCGGCGATGTGCTCGATGAGTTGTCCGGCGTCCGGGAGCATGTCGAGTAGTGAGATGGAGAAAGGGCCGCTTTCGATCTGCGGCATGTCACTGGTGATCGCTTGGAAGGATCGCTGGATGGCGTTTTCGAAGCGAGTGAAATTGCTCGGATCGGAGAGCTTGGCGATCTGCGCAATAAGCGCATCCCGGTATCTCGCAGCTTCGATGCTTTCGGGAATCGGTGGCGGGGGAACGATGGTGTCCGGCTCGAAGCCTTCGGCTCGATAAAGCTGCACGGCGATGTCGTGAAGGACGTGGCGAATGTGTTCGGAGGTATCGGCAACGATGCGATCGGCGAACGCCTCGGCGCTCGGCAGTCTCGACGCCGTGGCGAGGGCGCACGCTTGTCTGTAGAGCGCCCCGTTCTGTTTTCGCGCCTCTTGCCGTACTGTCGTCGGTGCGTTGCGATGTCCGTCGCGAAAGACGCTGAACGGGTTCTTCATATCTCATAGCTCGAAGGATGGCGTGCGGCGGCATTGCCGAGAATGTAGTTCTTGACCTTGGGCAATATCTCCTCTGCCAGCTCCTGCTCAAAAGTGCGTGCTGCGAGTGCTGTCGGGAATACGCGGATGTGGGGGCGCTTGTAGATCAGGTCGTTGATCGTAAAGACGAACTTTGGGAAATCGACCGCCTCTTCCGCGGTATATGCTTCGTGCCGGCCGAGTGCGAATGCCCGGACGACTGTCCGCTCCTCGTCGGAAAAGTCGATCCAGGCGGTGACCTGGTATCGGGTCTCTCGGCCGAGAAACCCCTTACGCACCACGATATCGTCATGGGAAATGGAGACGCGCATGCGGCAAAAGTGCGCTGGCCGGTGTGGCCTGGTCAAGCGGCTCAATTGTGGTTGGAAGGAAGTGAGGGGTTTTCGCATCAGGCGGGAAATGGCTCAACAAAGCTACAATCCACCTTAGAAGCGCAGAGTATTGACAAAGTATAGTAAAGTCGTACAATTGCAATGTTGTTCTTTCACATCCCGCTGTATTTGCCACGGCCACTGGCCGCTCACGCACGTGGGCTGTCGCTGGCCGTGGCAAACCCTCGATCGTGAGGGAGCCATCGGCACAGAGGAGCGCCATCATGGCTCTCAGCTTACTGAAACGCCTGTGGCCGCGCACTCCGGCGATCTCGCCCGGACAGCCGCAGAAAAACGAACACGGCCACCTCATCGTGAAAGTGACCGGCCTCGATCTGACCGGCGCGCAGGAAGTCGAACGGCTACGCGCCGCCGGCTATCGCATCGGCGATTACGCGAGGTCGTGTCTGTTGAGCAGCGCGCCCGACAGCTATGACGCCAACCATCGCCTGGTCGCGGGGCGCGAGTACACGATCGCGCTCATGCCCACCAAGGAGATCGAGGACTGGCGCGAACGTACGACTGCGAACCTGCGCAAGCGGGGCATCGAGCGCTATGGCTATGGCGTGCCGCTTTCCGGCGTCGTCCCGCGCATCCGCGAGTCGGTCTCCGACACGCAGATGGAGGCGATGGGCTTCTGGTTCATCGCCGCGCCGCATGATCCGATCAAGGATTCCGACGGTGATCCGCTCGTGCTCAGCGCGGATCGCGGCGGCGACGGTCGGTGGCTCGATGCGCGCTGGGATCTTCCTGACATCTACTGGCGCGGCGATGGTGCGTTCGCGTTCCTCGTCTCCGCAAGTTGAACTTTTGGCTTGGCGCTTCTGGTCTTGTGACCTTTGCGCTTTGCTCTTGAGCCCCGCGTCTTCGGACTGCGGGGTTCGTTCTTTTTGATACAATGCGAAGTGGTAGTAGGTGCATACGTGGGCGGCTACGGCTTCTCGCTACCGAGTCCGAGCGAGGCATGTTCGAGAACATTTCCGGCTACGGCTTGGAATGGGGTGAGATGTCAGCTCCAAAAAATGAGAAATACTTGGCGCGAAGTCCTAAGTGATTTTGACATCACGAATCCGATTCAGCCCGGAGAGCATTCTATGGGCAGTGGCATAGGTGGTGCCTCGCGCGTTTTCCGACGGTGATCCGAACGTGCTCAACGCGAATCGCAACGACGACGGTCGGTGGCTCAATGCGAACTGGGATCATCCTGACAACTACTGGAACGACAATGGTGCGTTCGCGTTCCTCGTCTCCGCAAGTCCTCTCACTTCTCACCCCGCTCTTTCGTGGGGTTGAGTTTTGCCAGCTGCCCATTCCACCCGCCGAGCATTTTGCCGGTCTCATCAATTTTTTCCGAGAGGGCGGCATATTTCTTGACGTCGATCGATTTGGTTTCCCACAAGACCATGAGCAGCAATTTCAGCGTATCAATTTTGCGCGTTGCGAGACGCACATAGGGTGCTTTCTCTTCGCGTGATAGGAAGGCAGCCGCTGATACGGCCTCCATGGCCTCTACGAAGAGTGTGTCGATTTTGGTTCCGAGCGAGTAGCGATGAATCTTCGGCAGCGTAGAATGATAGGTATGCCACAAGATGTACGCGCTCTTGATGCGCTCAAGAACGGGCAAAATCGTGCGGGGGGGGGGGCGACTTCCGTGCTTGCAATTCAGCCATCCCTATGAGGATATCATTTCGGTCGAAAATCTCCTTGCCGCGTGGACGGAGTTCCTCCGAGGCAAGCGGCAGAAGCCGGATGTGCAGGCGTTCCATCATCAGTTGATGGAGAACATCCTAGCTCTTCATCGTGAGCTGCGATCAAAGATATACCGGCACGGCGATTACCATCATTTCAGGATTGCAGACCCTAAGCCGCGCGACATACACAAGGCGGCGGTGCGCGATCGGCTATTGCACCATGCCCTATATCGGCAGCTCTACCCATTCTTCGATCGCGCATTCATTGCGGACTCGTACTCGTGCCGTGTCGCCAAGGGTACGCATCGGGCGATGAACCGATTCCGTGCGCTTGCGTATCGCGTGAGTCGAAACCACACGCGAACGGCCTGTGTGCTCAAGTGCGATGTCCGGAAATTCTTCGCATCGATCGACCACCGCACGCTTCTCGATATTGTCTCAAGACGCGTTCCGGATGCTGATACTATGTGGCTCGTCGGCCAAGTCGTTCGCAGTTTTGATTCCGGCGTTGAAGGGAAAGGGCTGCCGCTCGGCAATCTCACGTCGCAGCTCTTCGCGAATGTATATATGAATGAGTTCGACCAGTTCGTGAAGCATACTCTCAAAGCCAGGTACTACATTCGATATGCGGATGACTTCGTCATCCTGACGCACGACAGGGGATGGCTCGAAGAGCTGATACCACGGATAGAGAGCTTCTTGATGGAGCGTCTCGGGCTGCAATTACACCCGAAGAAAGTATCTATCCATACGGTTGCCTCTGGTGTCGATTTTCTCGGTTGGGTCCACTTTCCCGATCATCGCGTGCTGCGCACGACGACGAAGAGGCGCATGCTTCGCAATGTGGGCATGGGCGAGAACGAGGCGAGGTTGCGATCGTATCTCGGACTGCTAACGCATGGGAATGCTGAAAAATTGCAGAATGAGGTCAGGAATAGGTGCGTCGGGGCGTAGAAGCGTTAGCGGTCAAGCGTCCGGATTCCGGTGCTTCTTTCGGCGTCGTGGCCGAGTCGGGGCGCGGCGGGGAAAGAAGTCCTCGATCTGCTTTTCGACGATAGCGCGCGGGACCATGTAGCGGGTGCGGCTGTTTGCGACGATTGACGCGAGCCGATTGCCGCCTTCGGGCGGCGGCGACATGTGGATGAGACGCGCCTCGGTAGGAGCGCCATCGTGCATGACGCGCGCCCATGCCTTGAAGTTGTCTGTCTGGGCCAGCATCGTGCGGTTCTTCAGGCCTAGTTCGTCGGCGAGAGCCGAGGCGTCGTGCGCTCCTACCCGGAAAGCGATGATCGTGCCGGCGTTGCCGAACACGGCATGCCGAAGGGTTTCGGGGAGCTGGGAGACGTGTTGGTTCGCAGCGACTAACGACAGCCGCCACTTGCGCGCTTCGGAGAGGATGGATGCGAAGCTATCCGTGGCGAAGTTTTGGAACTCGTCGCAATACAGAGTGAAGTCGCGGCGCTCGTCCTCGGGGAGGTCTTGCCGCGCTTCTGCCGCCTGCGCGAAGGCGGTGATAAGGAGTGCGCCAAGCAGATGGGCCGGCTCTTCGCCCAATCGGCCTTTCGAAAGATTGACGATGAGGACGCGGCCGGTGTCCATGATCCGTCGCGCATCGATCGTCGAGGCAGGCTGACTCACGATCGATCGGATGAATGGGTTCGAAAGCAGGATACCGATCTTGTTCTGAACCGGGGAGATCGCTTCGGTGCGGTGGCGGTCGTCATAGGCGGCGTATTCATTGCGCCAATAGGCACGAATTACAGGGTCGTTGCAGCGCTTGACGAGCCATTCGCGATAAGTGTCATCGACCAATAGCCGGGGAAGCCCGAGCAAGCTCTGATCTTTTGTGTCGAGTAGGAGCCGTAGGGAATTGGTCAGAATATATTCGAGACGCGGCCCCCAGCTCTGCGCCCAAATGTTCTTGAAAGCCGAAACGATATTGGCCGTGGCGGTAGCGCGCTTGTCTGCAGGAATTCCCGATAGGGGATTGTACGAAAAGGTATGGGTGGGGTCGGACGGGTCGAGGTAAATGACGCCGCGAGTCCTCTCGCGCGGCGTCATGCCAGCGATGCGGCGGCTCGCGTCCCCGTGCGGGTCGAGAAAGCAGAAGCCCGCGCCGCTCACGAGGTCAGCCCGCATGAGGTTGGTGAGTTGCTCAGTCTTGCCGGTGCCGGTCTGGCCGGCAATGTAAACATGGCGCCGGCGATCGGGCTGCAATAGTGGCACGCGCTCGCCGTTGGTGAGCGTGCCGAGGATGTAAGAGTTGTCCGTGTGCATAAGCCGGCTGCCGAGCCGTGCCGAGTGTTCGTGCCGCTGGTACGAGCTTCGGTCGGTGTCGGTCGCCGGCGTTTGGACGCGGTTGCCCGCGCAAAGAGCTACCCGCCTCCATTATACTGTGGAGCCGTCCGCGCCAGTTCGTCGTGCCGCTGCAAGCGGCCGACCCAATAGGATTTCCCAAGCGCATGACCGGTAGGCCTGCGCGCGTGGCTCGTTGGCGTCCGATAGGAGACAAAAAGCATATTGGGTCGGGCGCGATAGCGCACGCGAACGTATCCCTTCGCCGGCGGCCGCCTGGCTTTGAACTCGATTTTGGAGATAGCTGTCTGAAGAGTGGCTCGATGATCGTGTCCACTTGAGCCACATGGACACTATCATTGATATCGGTCGGCAAAGACGGCGAACTGGCGCCGATCAGGCGCAAACGTCGGTCCTGGAACCGGGACGACAAGCGTCGGATCGTCGATGAGAGCCGCGAAGAAGGCGCATCGATTGCCGAAGTGGCGCGGCGGCACGCGCTTAACGCCAATCAGCTTTTCACCTGGCGCCGAGAGTTCAACCTCGACCCTGCCGCGCGGAAGACTATCACGCCAATACTACCGGTGACGATCGCGCCGGACACCGCCGCAGAAGGTTCCACTTCGGGATCGCGCGGCCAGATGGAAATCGTTCTTTCGGAAGGCGACCGGATCCTCGTCTGGGCTGATGTCGAGACGGCGGCGTTGTCGCGCGTATTGAAGGCGCTGTCGCGGCGATGATTCCGATTCCGAACGGCGTCAGGGTCTGGATTGCGACTGGGCATACCGACATGCGGCGCGGCATGCAGGGTCTGGCGCTTCAGGTTCAGGAGACTCTGAAGCGCGATCCTCATGCGGGCGATCTTTATATTTTCCGAGGTCGCCGCGGTGATCTCGCCAAGATCCTTTGGCACGATGGAATCGGGCTATCGCTTTACGCCAAACGATTGGACCGCGGAAAGTTCATATGGCCGTCGGCGTCGGGGGGCGCAGTGTCGATCTCGGCGGCGCAGATGGCGTATATGCTCGAAGGGATAGACTGGCGGAATCCGCAACTGACATGGCGGCCCAAGAGCGCCGGTTAGCGTGCGCGGATTGCGTCGAAAAAATTGGGGTCGCGTGCATTTTAGGGCGCCTCAAATCACGCGATTTATGATTCACTTCGTCTCATGGATGCCGCTCGCGCCGTTCTTGCCCGAGAAAACGCCGCCCTGAAAGCGGCGCTGGCCGTTGCGCAGACCAAGAGCCTGGACGTTGCGGCGGAACTGGCGGTCGCCCGCGCGAAAGCGTCGGAAGACATGGCGCTGATCGCGCAGCAGAAGCTTCGGATTGCGAAACTGGAGCGTCAGGTCTATGGGCAGCGGTCGGAGCGCTCGGCGCGGCTGATCGATCAACTGGCGCTCACCTTCGAAGAGCTGGAAACCAGCGCGACGGAAGACGAGCTTGCCGCCGAAAGGGCCGTCGCCAGGACGACGACGGTCGCTGGATTTACGCGCAAGCGCCCGGAGCGCAATACGTTCCCCGACCACCTTCCGCGCGAGCGCGTGGTGATCGACCCGCCGACGGCATGCGAATGCTGCGGGAGCGCTCGCCTGCGCAAGCTCGGCGAGGATGTGACGCGCACATTGGAAACGACGCCCCGTCAGTGGAAGGTCATCGAGACGGTTCGGGAGAAGTTCACCTGCCGGGATTGCGAGAAGATCAGCCAGGCGCCGGCGCCATTCCATGTGATTGCGCGGGGATGGGCGGGGGCGAGCCTGCTGGCGATGATCGTGTTCGAGAAGTTCGGCCAGCACCAGCCTTTGAACCGTCAGGCCGAGCGTTATGCCCTGGAAGGCGTGCCGATCGCGCTGTCGACCATGGCCGACGCTGTGGGCTCGGTGTGCACAACGCTCGAACCGCTCCTTCGCCTTGTGGAATCTCACGTCATGGCGGCCGAACGCCTGCATGGCGATGATACGACCGTGCCGGTTCTGGCCGAAGGCAAAACCGATACCGGGCGGTGCTGGATTTATGTTCGAGACGACAAGCCGTTCGGCGGCGCCGGGCCGCCGGCGGCGATGTTCTATTACTCGCGCGATCGCCGGGGCGAGCATCCGCAGGCGCATCTGGCGGGATATGCCGGCATCCTGCAAGCCGACGCCTATGACGGATACAACAGGCTCTATCTGGCGGACCGCAAGCCTGGCCCGGTCAAAGAGGCGGCGTGCTGGGTTCACGCGCGGCGCCCCTTCTTCGCCATGGCTGATCTGGACGAAAACGCGCGCCGCAAGGCTGCTGGCAAAAAGGAAATCCCTTTGTCGCCGATCGCGATCGAGGTCGTTCGCCGCATCGACGCCCTGTTCGAGATCGAGCGGTCCATCAATGGAAAGAGCGCCGAAGAACGCCTGGCGGTCCGCCGCACGCTGAGCGGGCCGCTGGTCGATGATCTGCGGGTCTATTTGCGCGAGCAGGCGGCCAGGCTCTCGCGCGGGCACGACCTGGTCAAGGCTATCAATTACATGCTCAAGCGTTGGGCCGCGTTCACGCTATTCCTTGACGACGGACGCGTGTGCTTGTCCAACAATGCTGCGGAACGAGGGCTAAGAGGCATCGCGCTGGGAAGAAAATCATGGCTGTTCTGCGGGTCAGATCGCGGAGGGCAGCGCGCTGCGGCCATGTACAGTCTCATTGTCACAGCCAAAATGAATGGCGTCGATCCGCAGGCTTGGCTCGCAGACGTTTTGTCACGTATCGCCGCCCATCCAGCCCACCGGATTGATGAACTGCTGCCGTGGAACTGGGCGCCACAAGGTTCGACAATCTCCGCTCGTGCGGCCTGATCATGCACGTCAACAAAATCGCCCACGTCAGGACGATCAGCCTCGTCGCCAAACAACTCGGCGAAAACGAGGATTGGCTGTTTGACGTCGCCGCCGAGATGGAGCCTGAAGACGGCCTCATATGGTCTACGGGATCGGGGACGACGGCGTTATGGCGTTCACCGCCTTCGGGATCGAAACCTTGGTCGAGCTGATCAAACTCT
This window of the Methylocystis hirsuta genome carries:
- a CDS encoding replication-relaxation family protein, with product MSAALRHRTHLCTTLHALRLFPSRIAYVSSPMTEALPRKNRTRHTRAPSGRRTSITDNDIYGIFEPLSRHAQLTTKQLVAYDQRYAMKTRERLTQLFHIDGEWLSRLGQDMKFANYLTVDEMHRLGSDAAQLLIAKGIIPNAEWVFATRIGGHSNTPSRIVRLAHDHMASNIALDIEIGARADKTTQFVTHIDIIKAAPAATQMLKKPLRIPAPETFGAPKWIEPDALFGLGNRYYALEADMGTETIETIIRGKILAYREIVATCTIDDHLGIDNLTVLFVTTREPRMRSMMEELRTIARDGRTPRFAFACRPDLSNFLHAPAPVGNMFREPWERVGYDALNLTHST
- a CDS encoding type IV secretion system DNA-binding domain-containing protein → MKNPFSVFRDGHRNAPTTVRQEARKQNGALYRQACALATASRLPSAEAFADRIVADTSEHIRHVLHDIAVQLYRAEGFEPDTIVPPPPIPESIEAARYRDALIAQIAKLSDPSNFTRFENAIQRSFQAITSDMPQIESGPFSISLLDMLPDAGQLIEHIAEPIHAVSASFREQYDKNLCAVSRLPFTKESLASHKLIRPSSHGGTMQAIADAYLKSTPFEILKSARLPFAIPEAQRGEHWHLLGGTGHGKTQTLSHIIMSDLQKSDPPALIIIDSQGQLLPQIQRLALFDPAAPGSLSERLIIVNPEDDMPPALNMFAINNTRIHGYSRIAREIVEGDVLQLFNYIFASLAAELSTQMGTAFAYVSRLMLSIKPAATIHTLLQFLEEDVRRAEQSRFYDNIISLDPTARSFFEKQFYKNTSFTQTRFALARRLYDVVRVPAFERMFASRQNKLSMFEAIQRRSIICVNTSDSMLKDASPLFGRYMIASTMAAVFERVAVPESEWNQAYLIIDEAASYFDENLEKLLRQARKYKLGVLFAHQLMDDLKGAMRAHVASNTSIKMFGGAGYSDAKLLANEFQNTPDFLFSQKKDNRDPLNPRWANWACYIRNMTPRAISINVPFYALRDAPKMSEASYQALLARNRTRYAADPEPTATETPPSTEKPADTPPASPTPSSQRAQPKPSRKHPRRDPDA
- a CDS encoding four helix bundle protein; the protein is MWHTYHSTLPKIHRYSLGTKIDTLFVEAMEAVSAAAFLSREEKAPYVRLATRKIDTLKLLLMVLWETKSIDVKKYAALSEKIDETGKMLGGWNGQLAKLNPTKERGEK
- a CDS encoding reverse transcriptase/maturase family protein — protein: MQFSHPYEDIISVENLLAAWTEFLRGKRQKPDVQAFHHQLMENILALHRELRSKIYRHGDYHHFRIADPKPRDIHKAAVRDRLLHHALYRQLYPFFDRAFIADSYSCRVAKGTHRAMNRFRALAYRVSRNHTRTACVLKCDVRKFFASIDHRTLLDIVSRRVPDADTMWLVGQVVRSFDSGVEGKGLPLGNLTSQLFANVYMNEFDQFVKHTLKARYYIRYADDFVILTHDRGWLEELIPRIESFLMERLGLQLHPKKVSIHTVASGVDFLGWVHFPDHRVLRTTTKRRMLRNVGMGENEARLRSYLGLLTHGNAEKLQNEVRNRCVGA
- a CDS encoding type IV secretory system conjugative DNA transfer family protein — encoded protein: MHTDNSYILGTLTNGERVPLLQPDRRRHVYIAGQTGTGKTEQLTNLMRADLVSGAGFCFLDPHGDASRRIAGMTPRERTRGVIYLDPSDPTHTFSYNPLSGIPADKRATATANIVSAFKNIWAQSWGPRLEYILTNSLRLLLDTKDQSLLGLPRLLVDDTYREWLVKRCNDPVIRAYWRNEYAAYDDRHRTEAISPVQNKIGILLSNPFIRSIVSQPASTIDARRIMDTGRVLIVNLSKGRLGEEPAHLLGALLITAFAQAAEARQDLPEDERRDFTLYCDEFQNFATDSFASILSEARKWRLSLVAANQHVSQLPETLRHAVFGNAGTIIAFRVGAHDASALADELGLKNRTMLAQTDNFKAWARVMHDGAPTEARLIHMSPPPEGGNRLASIVANSRTRYMVPRAIVEKQIEDFFPRRAPTRPRRRKKHRNPDA
- the tnpA gene encoding IS66-like element accessory protein TnpA, coding for MISVGKDGELAPIRRKRRSWNRDDKRRIVDESREEGASIAEVARRHALNANQLFTWRREFNLDPAARKTITPILPVTIAPDTAAEGSTSGSRGQMEIVLSEGDRILVWADVETAALSRVLKALSRR
- the tnpB gene encoding IS66 family insertion sequence element accessory protein TnpB (TnpB, as the term is used for proteins encoded by IS66 family insertion elements, is considered an accessory protein, since TnpC, encoded by a neighboring gene, is a DDE family transposase.) encodes the protein MIPIPNGVRVWIATGHTDMRRGMQGLALQVQETLKRDPHAGDLYIFRGRRGDLAKILWHDGIGLSLYAKRLDRGKFIWPSASGGAVSISAAQMAYMLEGIDWRNPQLTWRPKSAG
- the tnpC gene encoding IS66 family transposase, translated to MDAARAVLARENAALKAALAVAQTKSLDVAAELAVARAKASEDMALIAQQKLRIAKLERQVYGQRSERSARLIDQLALTFEELETSATEDELAAERAVARTTTVAGFTRKRPERNTFPDHLPRERVVIDPPTACECCGSARLRKLGEDVTRTLETTPRQWKVIETVREKFTCRDCEKISQAPAPFHVIARGWAGASLLAMIVFEKFGQHQPLNRQAERYALEGVPIALSTMADAVGSVCTTLEPLLRLVESHVMAAERLHGDDTTVPVLAEGKTDTGRCWIYVRDDKPFGGAGPPAAMFYYSRDRRGEHPQAHLAGYAGILQADAYDGYNRLYLADRKPGPVKEAACWVHARRPFFAMADLDENARRKAAGKKEIPLSPIAIEVVRRIDALFEIERSINGKSAEERLAVRRTLSGPLVDDLRVYLREQAARLSRGHDLVKAINYMLKRWAAFTLFLDDGRVCLSNNAAERGLRGIALGRKSWLFCGSDRGGQRAAAMYSLIVTAKMNGVDPQAWLADVLSRIAAHPAHRIDELLPWNWAPQGSTISARAA